From a single Brassica oleracea var. oleracea cultivar TO1000 chromosome C5, BOL, whole genome shotgun sequence genomic region:
- the LOC106294042 gene encoding probable ubiquitin-conjugating enzyme E2 31 — MSIEKKAMQRIEKEFKDMTSKDSLYSIGRDSNNLFKWNAMIQGPEGTPYAGGMFSIDIKFPKNYPFTAPKFTFKTQIYHPNINSEGSICLNILKDKWSPPLTVEKELLSITSLLADPNPDDPLVGEIGELFKSNNFLFNQRTREWTERHA, encoded by the exons ATGTCGATAGAGAAAAAGGCGATGCAGCGGATCGAGAAGGAGTTCAAGGATATGACTTCGAAAGACTCCTTGTACAGCATCG GTAGAGATTCGAACAACTTGTTCAAATGGAATGCGATGATTCAAGGTCCAGAGGGTACTCCATACGCTGGTGGCATGTTTAGTATCGACATTAAATTTCCTAAAAATTATCCTTTTACAGCACCCAAG TTTACGTTCAAAACTCAGATTTATCATCCAAATATCAATTCCGAAGGATCCATATGCCTTAACATTCTTAAAGACAAGTGGTCTCCCCCTCTTACGGTTGAAAAG GAGCTTTTATCCATCACTTCATTATTGGCGGACCCAAACCCAGATGATCCTCTGGTGGGAGAAATTGGAGAGCTCTTCAAAAGTAACAACTTTCTATTTAACCAGAGAACTCGAGAATGGACTGAACGACATGCTTAA